The genomic DNA CGCATACCGGCTGGACAGCGGGCCGATCACCGTCCAGGCCCAAAAGCCGATGGTGGAGGCAATGGTGGCCACGACCAGGTTTCGCAGCTGGCCTGATTTCAGGTCCGGTGTTGGTGCCGGGGTAACCGGGGATGCCGGCATGGTGTCCTCGCTTCTGAGAAAGTGCCGTCAGGGAATCATTTCGGAGGCACGCCGGGCCGGTCCCGGTCCGGGGTGCCCACCGGGTCCCAGCCCCGCCGCGGCGTTCCCACACCCGGAGCCGGCCGCTTTCCACGCGAGCGGTACACGATGTAGGGGCGGAACAGGTACTGCAGCGGTGCGGTGAAGGCATGCACGAGCCGGGTGAACGGCCAGAGGGCAAAGAGCACCAGGCCCGTCAGCGTGTGGATCTTGAAGGACATGGAGGCTGCCGTCATGCCCACGAGGTCCGGCTGGAAGATGAAGATGGAGCGGAACCACGGTGAGACCGTGTCCCGGTAGTTCACGATCTTCGTGTCGAAGACGGAAAAGACCGTGGTCGCCAGCCCGGCGAGGATGGCGGCCAGCAGGAAAATGTACATCACCTTGTCGTTCCGGGTGGTGGCCATAAACACGGGACCGGTGGTGCGGCGCCGGTAGATCAGCAGCACGATCCCCACCAGGGTGGCTACCCCGGCGATGCTGCCAACGCTGAGGGCAAAGAAATGATACGTGTCCTCGTTTACCCCTGCGGCATCCATCCAGGTCTTGGGGATCACCAGACCCACAAAGTGGCCCACAATCACGGCCAGGATGCCGAAATGGAACAGCGGCGAGGCAATGCGCAGCAGCCGCGACTCGTACAGCTGCGAAGAGCGGGTGGTCCAGCCGAACTGGTCATACCGGTAGCGCCAAATGGAGCCGAGGATCAGGATGGCCAGCACCAGGTAGGGCAGCACGCCCCACAGCATCACGTCATCCAGCCCTACCTGCACATTCCCGGGGGGCGGCACATCCAGCGGCAGGCTCATCATGGGCTGTTCCTTTCACTCACCGGCAGCAGCCGCGAACTGTAGGGCTCCAGGCCAACCGTCTCAGTGGGCGGCCCGTACCCGGCCGTCCGCATCACCTCGGCCCTGTCCTCCGGAGATACCCCGGGCAGCGTGGTGCAGAGCAGGGTCAGCACCCCTTCATAGGGCAGCCCGTCATCCCGCAGGGCCAGGCGCAGCAGTTCCACGGAGGGCCGGTAACGCTGCAGCAGTTCGTAGCCGTCCTCCGGAGACACCTTGGCGGCGAATTCGAGCACCAGCGGCAGGTAGTCCGGCAGTTCGCTTCCCTCCGGCAGCGCGCCGTGGGAGCGGTAGACCTCCTTGAAGGCGGCCAGGGCCTCCCCACGCCGTCGGGTATCGCCGTCGGTCCAGTAGGTCAGGTGCAGGCTGTGCCGCTTGGAAAGATCAAACTCCTGCACGTAGCTTGCCTGCACCTCGCGCAGCGGTGTGTCGGTGAACCAGCTGAACAGGTCCTCCAGCTCGGAACCGGTGGCCCCGGCTTCGGCGAGCGCGGACCGCAGGGCAGGCAGAGCGTCCATCAGTGCCCGGTCCGGGTACTCGAGCAGCAGCGCCGCCGCCTGCCGGATGACCCGGCTGCGCGCAGGATGGGCGTCCGCGTAAGGTTCCGGGGCCACTGTGCCCTTGCCGGGTTTGCCCAGCAGTTTCTCGAGCAGGCTCACTGCCGTACCCCCGGCCCGGAGGACGGGGGTTCCCCGCCGTCGCTGTTCCCTGTCGCGGGAGCCGGTCCGTCACCGGCGGCCTGGTCATATCCGGCACCCTTATCCGCACCGGCATCGGCGTCCGCAGCACCGCGGTTGTTGTTCCGCGGAAACAGGCCCTTGGGTGATCCCCGTCCGTCCCAGTTCAGCAGGTTGACCCGTCCGCCCAGATCGCCGTTCCCTGTCGGGTCGTCTCCGCGCTGCCGGGCCTGCAGTGCCTCGAAGTTTTCCACCGCCACGGGGGTGGGACGGCCGGAGGCCTCACCGAAGACGCCGGTCTGGCCCATCCCGGGCCCGCCTTCCACATCCAGGGAACAGCCGATTTCCTCCAGGTTGTGGGCGTCCTCCAGGTGCGCGCTGGGGATCACGTACCGCTCTTCGTATTTGGCCACGGCCATCAGCCGGTACATCGCCACGATCTGCTCTCCGGACATGCCGACGTCGGCGGCGATCTTTTCATCCGGTGCGTCACCGAGGGTGATGTCGCGCATGTAGGCGCGCATGGCCGCGAGCTTGCGCAGCACCCCGGTGACCAGGTCCGTGTCCCCGGCGGTGAACAGCTCGGCCAGATACTCCACCGGAATCCGCAGCGCCTCGATGGCGCCGAAGAGGTTGTCCGCGCTCTCGCCGTCGTGCCCCTGTTCGTTCAAAACGTCCACAATCGGGGACAGCGGCGGGACGTACCAGACCATGGGCATGGTCCGGTATTCCGGGTGCAGCGGCAGCGCCACCCGGAAGGTTTTGGCCATCGCGTAGACCGGCGAGCGCCGGGCCGCGTCCAGCCAGTCCTCCGGAATGCCTTCGGCCCGGGCGCCGGCAATGACTTCCGGATCATTGGGGTCCATCATCAGGTCCAGCTGGGCCTCGTACAGGTCCTGCACGTTCGGCGTGGAGGCGGCCTCGGTGACGCGGTCGGCGTCGTACAGGAAAATCCCGATGTACCGCAGCCGTCCCACACAGGTCTCGGCGCACACGGTGGGAAGGCCCACCTCGATGCGGGGATAACAGAAGGTGCACTTCTCCGCCTTGCCGGAGCGGTGGTTGAAGTACATCTTTTTGTACGGGCACCCGGTGATGCACTGCCGCCAGCCGCGGCAGCGGTCCTGGTCCACCAGCACAATGCCGTCCTCTTCGCGCTTGTAGATGGCGCCGGAGGGACAGGAAGCCATGCAGGACGGGTTCAGGCAGTGCTCGCAGATCCGGGGCAGGTAGAACATAAAGGTGTTGTCGAAGTCCGCCTTGACCTTCTCTTCGGCCTCGCTGCGCAGCTTCTGGAGCACGGGGTCCTGCTGCTCGGTGTTTTTCGAACCGCCCAGGTCATCGTCCCAGTTCGCAGACCATTCAATATTCATGTTTTCGCCGGTGATCAGGGACTTGGGCCGGGCCACGGGGAAGTCCTTGCCTGCGGGGGCGTTGATCAGGTTTTCGTAGTCGTAGGTCCACGGCTCGTAGTAGTCATTCAGTTCGGGCTGGACCGGGCTGGCGAAAATGCCGAAGAGCTTGGCGAGCCGGCCGCCGGCCTTCAGCTTCAGCTTCCCGCGGCTGTTCAGTTCCCAGCCGCCCTTCCATTTCTCCTGGTCCTCATACCGGCGCGGGTAGCCCTGCCCGGGGCGGGTCTCCACGTTGTTGAACCACACGTATTCGGTGCCGGCCCGGTTGGTCCAGGCCTGTTTGCACGTCACTGAACAGGTATGGCAGCCAATGCACTTATCCAGTGCCATCACCATTGCCGTCTGCGCCATGATTCGCATCAGTACGCCACCTCCTGGGAACGCTTCCGGACGACGGAGACAATGTCGCGCTGGTTGCCGGTGGGGCCGAGGTAATTAAAGGCCCAGGACAGCTGCGCATAACCGCCGATCATGTGTGTGGGTTTGACCAGGATCCGGGTCACCGAATTATGGATGCCCCCGCGCCGGCCCGTGGCTTCGGACTTGGGCACGTCAATGATGCGCTCCTGCGCGTGGTAGACGTACAGCACCCCGGCAGGCATCCGGCTGCTGACGATCGCCCGGCCCACCAGCACCCCGTTGGTGGACACACACTCCACCCACTCGTTGTCCGACACTTCGATCAGCGCGGCGTCCTGCGGGCTGATCCAGACCGAGGTCCCGCCGCGGGAGAGGGAGAGCATCAGCAGGTTGTCCTGGTACTCCGAATGGATGGACCACTTGTTGTGCGGGGTCAGGTACCGCACGGCAACGGACAGCTCGCCGCGGGTCCCCAGCTGCGGTTCGCCGAACAGGCGGTGCATATCCAGTGGCGGCCGGTACACCGGCAGCGCCTCACCCATGTCCAGGATCCAGTCATGGTCCAGGAAGAAGTGCATCCGACCGGTCAGGGTATGGAACGGTTTGAGCCGTTCGATGTTGATGGTGAACGGCGCGTACCGCCGCCCGCCGGTCTCGGACCCGGACCACTCCGGGGAGGTAATCACCGGTGTGGGCCGGTCCTGGGTGTCGCGGAACGTGATCTGCCGGTCCTCCGCACCTTCGGCCAGATCCGCCAGCGGGACCCCGGTCCGCTTTTCCAGGGTTTTAAAGCCCTGCACGGCCAGTTCTCCGTTGGTGGTGCCCGAGAGCAGCAGGATGGCTTCGGCCATCCGGGCATCCGTGTCCACGGCTGGCCGCCCGGCCGCGGCGCCCCGGTCAAATACGCCGTGCTTGCGCGCCAGCTGGACCAGCGGACGGGACACATCGTAGGTGACGTATTTCGTGGTCAGGCCCAGCTTGTCCGCCAACGGTCCGATGGCCACGAACTTTTCACCGATCGCCGTGTAGTCCCGTTCCACCACCGCCAGGGAGGGCAGGTTCTTCCCCGGGACAGCGGGAATATCCGTGCCCTTCCAGTCCGGGGCGTGGCCGCCGGGCTGGGCGATCTCTCCGGGGGTGTCATGGGTCAGCGCCGTGGCCACCATGTCCTTGCGCACGCCCAGGTGCGTCAACGCCTGGCGGGAGAACTCCTCGGCGAGCAGCCGGAACAGATCGTAATCCGTCTTGGCTTCCCACGGCGGGGCGATGGCCGGCGTGAAGGCATGCACGTAGGGGTGCATGTCGGTGGAGGACAGGTCGTACTTCTCGTACCAGGTGGCGGCCGGGAACACGACGTCGGAAAGCAGCGTGGAACTGGTCATCCGGAAATCCGCGGAGACCAGCAGGTCGAGCTTGCCCTGCGGTGCTTCCTCGCGCCACACCACGTCTTTGGGACGGGCTTCGGCGTGGTCCTTGCCCATCACGTTGTTCAGGGTGCCCAGCAGGTGCTTCTGGAAGTACTCCTCCCCCTTGGCCGAGGAGCCCAGGAGGTTCGAGCGCCACAGGATCAGGGTCCGCGGCCAGTTCTCCGGGGCATCCACATCCTCCACGGCGAAACGCAGCTTCTCCTCCTTCAGCTGCCGTGCCACCCAGGCGGCCTCCGTGTCCGCCTCCCCGCGGGCCACGGCCGCCGCGGCGTCATCGGCCACGTCCAGGGAATTGCGCGCATCGAACTGGGGGAAGAACGGCATCCAGCCCATCCGGGTGGACTTCGCAACCACATCGGCGGTGTGCATGCCGCGCAGGTGGCCGGTGGCCAGCGGGGACTGCATGGCGTCGGAGGAATACCCGTCGGAGCGGAACTGGTCCGTGTGCATGTACCAGAATGCCGTGCCGATCATGAACCGGGGCGGCCGGTTCCAGTCCCCGGCGGAGGCCATGGCTGCCCAGCCGGTAATGGGCCGGCACTTCTCCTGGCCGACGTAGTGCGCCCAGCCGCCGCCGTTGCGGCCCTGGCAGCCGGTGAGCATCAGCATGGCCAGAATGGCACGGTAGGTCACATCGCCGTGGTACCACTGGCAGATGCCGGCGCCGAGGATGATCATGGACCGGCCCTTGGATTTTTCCGCGTTGGCGGCGAAATCCCGGGCCGTGCGGATGACGGCTTCCGGGCTGACGTTGGTGATTTCATGCTGCCACGCCGGCGTGTAGGGACTGGCGGCGTCGTCATACCCGGCCGCCCACTGTCCGGGCAGCCCGTCCCGGCCCACCCCGTACTGGGCCAGCATCAGGTCAAAGACGGTGGTGACCGTCCGCCCGGCCACCTCCATCACCGGCACGCCGCGCTGCACTACCGTTCCGACCCCGGACGGGTCGGTGAAGGCGGGCAGGTCCACCCGGCTGACCTTTTGGCTGTAGGAGGAGGCATCGGCCACCGACAGGGCGGGCACCACGCCCTGCAGGTCCAGGTTCCATTTCCCGGCGTCGGCCTCGTTGTACCGGAAGCCCACGGAACCGTTGGGCACCACCGGGGTGCCGGCGTCGCGGTCCAGCAGCACCGTCTTGAAGGCGGCGTCCGCGGCTTTGGCCTCGCCCCGCCCCAGCTCCGCGGCGGTGAGGAACTTGCCCGGAACCACGGTTCCGTCAGGGCCCTGCTCCAGTGCGACGAGGAACGGCAGATCGGTGTACTGCACCACGTAGTCCTCGAAGAACGGCACCCGCCGGTCCACGAAGTTCTCCTTCAGGATCACGTGGCCCATTGCCATCGCGAGCGCGGCGTCGGAGCCGGCCGCGGCGGGGAGCCATTCATCGGCGAACTTGGTGTTGTCCGCATAGTCCGGGCTGACCGAGACCACCTTGGTGCCGCGGTAGCGCCCTTCCACCATCCAGTGCGCGTCCGGAGTGCGGGTGACAGGGATATTGGAACCCCACATCATCAGATAGGTGGCGTCCCACCAGTCCCCGGATTCGGGTACGTCGGTCTGGTCCCCGAAGACCTGCGGACTGGCCACCGGCAGGTCCGCGTACCAGTCATAAAAGCTGTTCATCACCCCGCCAATGAGGTTGATGAACCGGGCACCGGCCGCGTGCGAGACCATGGACATGGCCGGGATGGGCGAGAACCCGGTGCAGCGGTCCGGGCCGAAGTTCTTCACCGTGGCGACGTGTGCGGCCGCAGTCATCTCCAGTGCCTCGGCCCAGCTGGAGCGCACCAGTCCGCCCTTGCCCCGTGCCTGCTGGTAGGTGCGCCGGCGCTGCGGATCATTCACAATCTCTTCCCACGCCAGCACCGGGTCCCCGGTTCGCTCCCTGGCAGCACGGTACATTTCCAGCAGCACCCCGCGGATATAGGGGAACCGGACCCGGGTGGGCGAATAGGTGTACCAGGAGAAAGCCGCGCCGCGCGGGCAGCCGCGCGGCTCGTACTCGGGCCGGTCCGGTCCCACGCTCGGGTAGTCGGTCTCCTGCGCCTCCCAGGTGATGATCCCGTCCTTGACGTACACCTTCCACGAGCAGGATCCCGTGCAGTTCACGCCGTGGGTGGAGCGCACCACCTTGTCGTGGCTCCACCGGTTCCGGTAGAAGGCGTCCCCCTGCCGGCCGCCTTCCCGGAACACGGCCCGTCCGTCAGCGGTCTCATCCCATCGGGTGAAGAACCGGCCGAGTTTGAGCATTGCGTCAGATGCGGGGCCATCGATCCCCGGAGCGGAGCCAGCCATAGGTACCAGCTTGGAACAGGGCGGCCCGCGCAAACAGGGGGAACCCGCATATCGCAGTCCCGACCCGGTAGTTTTTCGGACGGCGGCAGTGTCCGGCCGGTTTGGACCCGGGCGATAAACTCGATTTGTGAGCACAGAACTTCCAGCACAGGTGTCCGATATCTTCGACCCGCGGCAGTGGCGTCTCGTCTCCGGGTTCGAGGACCTGGCAGACATGACCTACCACCGCCAGGTGGAGCGCGACGCCGACGGCGCCGTCATACGTGACCTGCCGACCGTGCGGATCGCGTTCAACCGCCCCGAGGTGCGCAATGCTTTCCGTCCCGGCACCGTGGACGAGCTGTACCGGGCCATGGACCACGCCCGGATGACCCCCGACGTCGCCACCGTTCTGCTCACCGGCAACGGCCCCTCTCCCAAGGACGGCGGCCACTCCTTCTGCTCCGGCGGAGACCAGCGCATCCGCGGACGCGACGGCTACCGCTATGCCGAGGGCGAGACGAAGGAAACCATTGACCCCGCACGCGCCGGCCGGCTGCACATCCTGGAAGTCCAGCGGCTGATGCGCACCATGCCCAAGGTGGTCATCGCCGTCGTCAACGGCTGGGCAGCCGGCGGCGGGCACAGCCTGCACGTGGTCTCGGACCTGACCATCGCCTCCCGCCAGCACGGAAAATTCAAGCAGACCGACGCCACCGTGGGCAGTTTCGACGCCGGCTACGGCTCCGCGCTGCTGGCCCGGCAGATCGGCCAGAAGAAAGCACGTGAAATCTTCTTCCTGGCCCGCGAATACTCCGCCGAGGACATGGTGGCCATGGGCGCGGTCAATGAAGCGGTGGACCATGAAAACCTGGAAAAGGTGGCACTGGAATACGCGGCGGACATTGCCCGGCAGTCTCCGCAGGCCATCCGGATGCTGAAGTTCGCGTTCAACCTGGCCGACGACGGCCTGGCCGGACAGCAGGTCTTTGCCGGCGAGGCCACCCGGCTGGCGTACATGACGGATGAGGCGGTGGAAGGCAAAGAGGCGTTCCTGGCCAAACGGGAGCCGGACTGGTCCTCCTTCCCCTACTACTTCTAGGACCGCTTTGGAACTGCTCCCAGTCCTGATCTCCCCCGGATTCGATCCGGGGATGCTCCTTGCCCCGCTGGCCGATGCGCTGGCCGGCGAGGGGCCCGCCGTGGCACCGCACACGGATCCCGGCCAGACCTTCGACGGCGAACTGCCCAATGATGACATTGCGCTGGTGATCAGCACCTCCGGCTCCACCGGAACCCCGAAACAGACCATGCTCTCCACGGACGCACTGGCCGCGTCCTCGATGGCCACCGCCATGGCGCTGGAGGCCGACGGCCAGTGGCTCGCTGCGCTGCCGGTGAACTACATTGCCGGTGTCCAGGTCCTCATCCGGTCCCTCTATGCCGGCACGCAACCGGTGTTTATGGACCTGTCCGTTCCGTTCAGCGCGGAGGTATTTACCCGGGCGGCCGAGGACATGACGGACCGCAACCGGTTTACCTCCCTGGTGCCCACCCAGCTGCACCGGCTGCTGCAGGACCCGGCGCCGGAAACCCTCCGCGTGCTGCGCCGGTTCAACGCGATCCTGCTCGGCGGCGCCCCCGCAGGCGCTCCCCTGCTGGAGAAGGCACGCAGCCACGGCCTGAACGTGGTGACCACCTACGGGATGAGCGAAACCTGCGGCGGCTGCGTCTACAACGGTGTTCCGCTGCCCGGCATCGACGTCATCCGGGAGGAGGGACGCCTGTGGATTGCCGGCGACGTGCTGGCCGACGGTTACATGGGACGCCCCGAACTGACCCGGGACCGCTTCCGGTTCAATTCCGGACGCCGCTGGTTCCGCACCGATGACACCGGCACGGTGGATGATCAGGGCCGGGTTCATGTATCCGGCCGGCTGGACGACGTCATCGTCAGCGGTGGCATCAAGATCTCGGCTCAGGCGGTTGCCGGGGCCGTGGAAACCGTGGCCGGCGTGGAGCAGGCCTTTGTGCTGGGTCTCGACGACGCCGAGTGGGGCTCCCGGGTGGGCGCCGCCGTCGTCGGCAGCGTTGACCCGGAGCTGGTCCGCGAGGCCGTCCGCTCCCGGCTGGGAGCCGCGGCCGTGCCGAAGGTGGTCCTGCTGCTCGAATCCCTGCCGCTGCTGCCCAACGGCAAAGCGGACCGGATGACGCTGCTGCGGCTGCTTGCCGCGGCTAAACACTGAACCTGATTTCCCGTAACCGAAGAACTAAGGACTGAAACTGTGGCTACAGCCGCCCAATGGTTAGAAGGCGCCCGTCCCCGGACGCTGCCGATGGCAATAGCGCCGGTCATTATCGGCTCGGCTGCCGCCTACGACCTCGGAGCCTTCCATCCGGTCCGTGCCGCGCTGGCAGCCATTGTGGCCATCCTGCTGCAGGTGGGCGTGAACTACGCCAACGACTACTCCGACGGCATCCGCGGCACCGACGATAACCGGGTGGGCCCGCTGCGGCTCACCGGTTCCCGGCTGGCCACACCCAAGCAGGTCAAATACGCGGCCTTCGTGTGCTTCGGCGCCGCGATGGTGGCCGGCTTCGCACTGGTGATCCTGGCCTCGAGCTGGTACCTGATTCTGGTCGGCTTCGGCTGCGTGGCCGCCGCCTGGGGGTACACCGGCGGAAAGAACCCCTACGGCTACCTGGGCCTGGGCGATGTGTTTGTCTTCGTTTTCTTCGGCCTTGTCGCCACCCTCGGCACCACCTACACGCAGGCCCTGGAAATCAATACCGCTGCCGTGCTGGGAGCGGTGGGCACCGGGCTGATCGCCATGGCGCTGCTGATGGCCAACAACGTCCGGGACATTCCCACGGACCGTGAGGCTGGCAAGCGGACACTTGCCGTGCGGCTGGGCGATGGCCCCGCGCGGATCAGCTACGTGATGATGCTGGCCCTGGCCCTGCTGCTGCCGCTGCTGATCGCCGGCAGCTACCCGTGGATCCTGCTGGTGCTGCTACTGGTGCCGGCGTGCATCATGCCGTGCTGGCTGATGTTGACGGGCAAAAAGCGCGGAAGCCTGATCCCGGTCCTGAAGCAGACCGGGCTGATCAACCTGGGCTTCAGCGTGCTCTACGCTGCCGGGCTGGTCATCACCCGGCTCCTGGCCTAGCCGGGCCCGGCCGGCTCCCGGTCTGGCCGGACCGGCCGGCGGCGCGGCTTGCCTCCCGGCGGCGCTTTAGACGTCGCGGCGGCGGTCGTTGTCGATCTGCACATCGGGGTTACCGGCAACCAAACCGTCCTCGGCAGCTGAGTCATCCAGTTCGGCACGGTTGCGCTTGGGTGCCCGTTCCTCGGTGAAGCGGCGCTGAACGGTACGGGCCGCTTCGTCGCGCATGTTGCGGGCAAACAGATAGGTAACGCACCAGGCCAGGACTGCAGCGGCCAGCGCGGACACCAGGACGCCCAGTCCCATCCACAGGCAGATCACGAAGAAGACGGCCACCAAACCCAGGCGGAGTGCAGTAAATTTCCAGAAAGCCACGCCTCCATTCTAGGCGCACGCGGGTTCGGCCGGCTCCTTGGCGGCGCCGGAGCCTGCCGACGGGCCGCTCAACTACAATGGGCCTATGCCTCGTCTTGTGTTGTTCGGCGTCATCCTTGTCGCTGCTGTGATCATTTACGCCGTCATCGACTGCATCATGTCCCGCGCGAACGAGGTGCGGAGCATTTCGAAGGTCTCCTGGGTGCTTGCCATCATCCTGGTACCGGTGATCGGTGCTGCGCTGTGGTTCCTCTTCGGCCGGCCGTCCGGCGGTTCCGGCGGGTCCGGACCGCGGCAGCCCCGCCGTCCCTCAGCGCCCGACGACGATCCCGATTTCCTGCGTAACCTCGAAATCCGCCGCCGGCAGGAACAGAAGGAAGCCGAGCTCAAAGCCCGCGAGGCGGAGCTTCGGGCCCGCGAAGAACAACAGGACCGCCGAAGCGACGACGGCAAGCCCGGGGCCTAGGCTCCCCGCATTCGCGGCCGCCCGCCGCAGCAGGCATTCCTCCGCCATGAGCCCGCTGAAAAGGGCTTCCCCTCCAGGCGTAAAAAGGCCCGCCCCGGGATTCCGGGGCGGGCCTTTCCACTGGCGGGGTTAGACGCCGGCGTAGCTGTGCAGGCCGGAGAAGAACATGTTCACGATGGTGAAGTTGAAGACCACGCAGAGGTAACCGACAACCGAGAGCCAGGCGGCACGGGTACCGGTCCAGCCGCGGGTGGCGCGGGCGTGCAGGTAACCGGCGTAGACCACCCAGATCACGAAGGTCCAGACTTCCTTGGTGTCCCAGCCCCAGTAGCGGCCCCAGGCCTGTTCGGCCCAGATAGCGCCGGCCATGAGGGTGAAGGTCCACAGCACGAAGGAAACAGCGTTGATGCGGTAGGCCAGGTTCTCAAGGCTCTGGGCGGAGGGAACAATCCGCAGGAACGGCAGACGTTCCGGGCGTCCGGAGCGGATGCGGGTTTCCCGGTCAGCCTGCAGCAGCTGCAGCACCGACATGGCAAACGTGAGCGTAAACAGGGCCGAGGCAATCACGGCAACGGAAACGTGGATGATCAGCCAGTAGCTCTGCAGGGCCGGTACCAGGTGCGCCACCGGGGTGGGGAAGCCGATGGTGGCCGCCATCATCATGATCAGCACCAGACCGAGGACAAACGTGCCCAGGAAGCGCAGGTCGCGGCGGGTCAGCACCAGCAGGAACACTACGGTCACCACCAGCGCGCCCGTGGTGCAGAACTCGTACATGTTGCCCCAGGGCACGCGGTGGGCAGCCATGCCGCGGGTGATAACGCCCGCTGCGTGCACGGCGGCAGCCAGCACGGTCAGCGCCACGCCGACGCGGGCGGCGTTGCGGCGCG from Arthrobacter zhangbolii includes the following:
- the narH gene encoding nitrate reductase subunit beta, with translation MRIMAQTAMVMALDKCIGCHTCSVTCKQAWTNRAGTEYVWFNNVETRPGQGYPRRYEDQEKWKGGWELNSRGKLKLKAGGRLAKLFGIFASPVQPELNDYYEPWTYDYENLINAPAGKDFPVARPKSLITGENMNIEWSANWDDDLGGSKNTEQQDPVLQKLRSEAEEKVKADFDNTFMFYLPRICEHCLNPSCMASCPSGAIYKREEDGIVLVDQDRCRGWRQCITGCPYKKMYFNHRSGKAEKCTFCYPRIEVGLPTVCAETCVGRLRYIGIFLYDADRVTEAASTPNVQDLYEAQLDLMMDPNDPEVIAGARAEGIPEDWLDAARRSPVYAMAKTFRVALPLHPEYRTMPMVWYVPPLSPIVDVLNEQGHDGESADNLFGAIEALRIPVEYLAELFTAGDTDLVTGVLRKLAAMRAYMRDITLGDAPDEKIAADVGMSGEQIVAMYRLMAVAKYEERYVIPSAHLEDAHNLEEIGCSLDVEGGPGMGQTGVFGEASGRPTPVAVENFEALQARQRGDDPTGNGDLGGRVNLLNWDGRGSPKGLFPRNNNRGAADADAGADKGAGYDQAAGDGPAPATGNSDGGEPPSSGPGVRQ
- a CDS encoding 1,4-dihydroxy-2-naphthoyl-CoA synthase, with the translated sequence MSTELPAQVSDIFDPRQWRLVSGFEDLADMTYHRQVERDADGAVIRDLPTVRIAFNRPEVRNAFRPGTVDELYRAMDHARMTPDVATVLLTGNGPSPKDGGHSFCSGGDQRIRGRDGYRYAEGETKETIDPARAGRLHILEVQRLMRTMPKVVIAVVNGWAAGGGHSLHVVSDLTIASRQHGKFKQTDATVGSFDAGYGSALLARQIGQKKAREIFFLAREYSAEDMVAMGAVNEAVDHENLEKVALEYAADIARQSPQAIRMLKFAFNLADDGLAGQQVFAGEATRLAYMTDEAVEGKEAFLAKREPDWSSFPYYF
- a CDS encoding AMP-binding protein, whose translation is MELLPVLISPGFDPGMLLAPLADALAGEGPAVAPHTDPGQTFDGELPNDDIALVISTSGSTGTPKQTMLSTDALAASSMATAMALEADGQWLAALPVNYIAGVQVLIRSLYAGTQPVFMDLSVPFSAEVFTRAAEDMTDRNRFTSLVPTQLHRLLQDPAPETLRVLRRFNAILLGGAPAGAPLLEKARSHGLNVVTTYGMSETCGGCVYNGVPLPGIDVIREEGRLWIAGDVLADGYMGRPELTRDRFRFNSGRRWFRTDDTGTVDDQGRVHVSGRLDDVIVSGGIKISAQAVAGAVETVAGVEQAFVLGLDDAEWGSRVGAAVVGSVDPELVREAVRSRLGAAAVPKVVLLLESLPLLPNGKADRMTLLRLLAAAKH
- a CDS encoding nitrate reductase subunit alpha, whose product is MAGSAPGIDGPASDAMLKLGRFFTRWDETADGRAVFREGGRQGDAFYRNRWSHDKVVRSTHGVNCTGSCSWKVYVKDGIITWEAQETDYPSVGPDRPEYEPRGCPRGAAFSWYTYSPTRVRFPYIRGVLLEMYRAARERTGDPVLAWEEIVNDPQRRRTYQQARGKGGLVRSSWAEALEMTAAAHVATVKNFGPDRCTGFSPIPAMSMVSHAAGARFINLIGGVMNSFYDWYADLPVASPQVFGDQTDVPESGDWWDATYLMMWGSNIPVTRTPDAHWMVEGRYRGTKVVSVSPDYADNTKFADEWLPAAAGSDAALAMAMGHVILKENFVDRRVPFFEDYVVQYTDLPFLVALEQGPDGTVVPGKFLTAAELGRGEAKAADAAFKTVLLDRDAGTPVVPNGSVGFRYNEADAGKWNLDLQGVVPALSVADASSYSQKVSRVDLPAFTDPSGVGTVVQRGVPVMEVAGRTVTTVFDLMLAQYGVGRDGLPGQWAAGYDDAASPYTPAWQHEITNVSPEAVIRTARDFAANAEKSKGRSMIILGAGICQWYHGDVTYRAILAMLMLTGCQGRNGGGWAHYVGQEKCRPITGWAAMASAGDWNRPPRFMIGTAFWYMHTDQFRSDGYSSDAMQSPLATGHLRGMHTADVVAKSTRMGWMPFFPQFDARNSLDVADDAAAAVARGEADTEAAWVARQLKEEKLRFAVEDVDAPENWPRTLILWRSNLLGSSAKGEEYFQKHLLGTLNNVMGKDHAEARPKDVVWREEAPQGKLDLLVSADFRMTSSTLLSDVVFPAATWYEKYDLSSTDMHPYVHAFTPAIAPPWEAKTDYDLFRLLAEEFSRQALTHLGVRKDMVATALTHDTPGEIAQPGGHAPDWKGTDIPAVPGKNLPSLAVVERDYTAIGEKFVAIGPLADKLGLTTKYVTYDVSRPLVQLARKHGVFDRGAAAGRPAVDTDARMAEAILLLSGTTNGELAVQGFKTLEKRTGVPLADLAEGAEDRQITFRDTQDRPTPVITSPEWSGSETGGRRYAPFTINIERLKPFHTLTGRMHFFLDHDWILDMGEALPVYRPPLDMHRLFGEPQLGTRGELSVAVRYLTPHNKWSIHSEYQDNLLMLSLSRGGTSVWISPQDAALIEVSDNEWVECVSTNGVLVGRAIVSSRMPAGVLYVYHAQERIIDVPKSEATGRRGGIHNSVTRILVKPTHMIGGYAQLSWAFNYLGPTGNQRDIVSVVRKRSQEVAY
- the narI gene encoding respiratory nitrate reductase subunit gamma, producing the protein MMSLPLDVPPPGNVQVGLDDVMLWGVLPYLVLAILILGSIWRYRYDQFGWTTRSSQLYESRLLRIASPLFHFGILAVIVGHFVGLVIPKTWMDAAGVNEDTYHFFALSVGSIAGVATLVGIVLLIYRRRTTGPVFMATTRNDKVMYIFLLAAILAGLATTVFSVFDTKIVNYRDTVSPWFRSIFIFQPDLVGMTAASMSFKIHTLTGLVLFALWPFTRLVHAFTAPLQYLFRPYIVYRSRGKRPAPGVGTPRRGWDPVGTPDRDRPGVPPK
- a CDS encoding 1,4-dihydroxy-2-naphthoate polyprenyltransferase, translating into MATAAQWLEGARPRTLPMAIAPVIIGSAAAYDLGAFHPVRAALAAIVAILLQVGVNYANDYSDGIRGTDDNRVGPLRLTGSRLATPKQVKYAAFVCFGAAMVAGFALVILASSWYLILVGFGCVAAAWGYTGGKNPYGYLGLGDVFVFVFFGLVATLGTTYTQALEINTAAVLGAVGTGLIAMALLMANNVRDIPTDREAGKRTLAVRLGDGPARISYVMMLALALLLPLLIAGSYPWILLVLLLVPACIMPCWLMLTGKKRGSLIPVLKQTGLINLGFSVLYAAGLVITRLLA
- a CDS encoding DUF4229 domain-containing protein; translation: MAFWKFTALRLGLVAVFFVICLWMGLGVLVSALAAAVLAWCVTYLFARNMRDEAARTVQRRFTEERAPKRNRAELDDSAAEDGLVAGNPDVQIDNDRRRDV
- the narJ gene encoding nitrate reductase molybdenum cofactor assembly chaperone; this encodes MSLLEKLLGKPGKGTVAPEPYADAHPARSRVIRQAAALLLEYPDRALMDALPALRSALAEAGATGSELEDLFSWFTDTPLREVQASYVQEFDLSKRHSLHLTYWTDGDTRRRGEALAAFKEVYRSHGALPEGSELPDYLPLVLEFAAKVSPEDGYELLQRYRPSVELLRLALRDDGLPYEGVLTLLCTTLPGVSPEDRAEVMRTAGYGPPTETVGLEPYSSRLLPVSERNSP